One Angustibacter sp. Root456 genomic window carries:
- a CDS encoding DUF664 domain-containing protein, whose protein sequence is MIDTTSYLHFVDDALDGLAEILRELGDAHAGRRLDTPGANSPYAVVTHCLAVMEFWGGHVVHGRPSNRDRPAEFRASGEVAGLLDRLEQARRQLHEDFAAARLDQPPAAPPADPERDDAFRARTQGAVFLHVYEELAQHRGQLEVTRDVLLAHSEPR, encoded by the coding sequence GTGATCGACACCACGAGCTACCTGCACTTCGTCGACGACGCCCTCGACGGCCTCGCCGAGATCCTGCGCGAGCTCGGCGACGCGCACGCCGGACGCCGGCTCGACACCCCGGGCGCCAACTCGCCGTACGCGGTGGTCACGCACTGCCTCGCCGTGATGGAGTTCTGGGGCGGCCACGTGGTGCACGGCCGGCCCAGCAACCGCGACCGCCCGGCCGAGTTCCGGGCCAGCGGTGAGGTGGCGGGCCTGCTCGACCGCCTGGAGCAGGCGCGGCGGCAGCTGCACGAGGACTTCGCGGCCGCCCGGCTCGACCAGCCGCCGGCCGCCCCGCCGGCCGACCCGGAGCGGGACGACGCCTTCCGCGCGCGGACGCAGGGCGCGGTGTTCCTGCACGTCTACGAGGAGCTGGCCCAGCATCGCGGCCAGCTCGAGGTGACCCGTGACGTGCTGCTCGCCCACAGCGAACCCCGCTAG
- a CDS encoding acyltransferase family protein — translation MSSHTAPSTSAADPAPSEPPAAAPPKVRQTWVDQTRWVAIALVLAGHFVGLVRGRSGVAVAISDYLYVFHIPALVLLAGWGARRLQARGQGLTRIVWQLLVPYVLFQLIAFAVNHVFEGSHPSWSFTSQTFGLWFLVALAGWRLLMPWFQGLRAPVAAALAVALLAGLSSKIGGLLSLSRIAFFLPLFVAGPWLVDRVALWRQRRGARICGLLVLLAGAVWVGVQEVGFDRTIFFGRDSYAALHQGALHGMVYRTGALLISAVLAVGLMLAVPGKPGAPTAVGRWFAEAGRHTMFPYLIHLPLLTVLRWTEWPREGAPTVAASVAVLAALVMAVVLVTPPVRFLAGPFVEPRSWTERWLLRRKASS, via the coding sequence ATGAGCAGCCACACCGCACCCTCCACGAGCGCGGCCGACCCTGCGCCGTCCGAGCCGCCCGCCGCCGCACCACCGAAGGTGCGTCAGACGTGGGTCGACCAGACCCGGTGGGTGGCGATCGCGCTCGTGCTCGCGGGGCACTTCGTCGGGCTCGTGCGCGGGCGCAGCGGTGTCGCCGTGGCGATCTCGGACTACCTGTACGTCTTCCACATCCCTGCGCTCGTGCTCTTGGCCGGCTGGGGTGCGCGCCGCCTGCAGGCCAGGGGTCAGGGGCTGACCCGCATCGTGTGGCAGCTGCTCGTGCCGTACGTGCTGTTCCAGCTCATCGCGTTCGCGGTCAATCACGTGTTCGAGGGGTCGCACCCGTCGTGGTCGTTCACCAGCCAGACCTTCGGACTGTGGTTCCTCGTCGCGCTGGCGGGCTGGCGGCTGCTGATGCCGTGGTTCCAGGGCCTGCGTGCGCCCGTCGCCGCTGCGCTGGCGGTCGCTTTGCTGGCGGGTCTGAGCTCGAAGATCGGCGGCCTGCTGTCGCTGTCGCGCATCGCGTTCTTCCTGCCGCTCTTCGTCGCAGGCCCGTGGCTCGTCGACCGCGTGGCGCTCTGGCGGCAGCGTCGTGGGGCGCGCATCTGCGGCCTGCTCGTGCTGCTCGCCGGCGCGGTGTGGGTCGGCGTGCAGGAGGTCGGGTTCGACCGCACGATCTTCTTCGGTCGTGACTCCTACGCGGCGCTGCACCAGGGCGCGCTGCACGGCATGGTCTACCGCACCGGCGCGCTGCTGATCTCGGCGGTGCTCGCCGTCGGCCTGATGCTCGCGGTGCCGGGCAAGCCCGGCGCACCGACGGCGGTCGGGCGCTGGTTCGCCGAGGCCGGTCGCCACACGATGTTCCCCTACCTGATCCACCTGCCCCTGCTGACGGTGCTGCGCTGGACCGAGTGGCCGCGCGAGGGGGCACCGACCGTGGCGGCAAGCGTCGCCGTTCTCGCGGCACTGGTGATGGCCGTGGTCCTCGTGACGCCACCAGTGCGCTTCCTGGCGGGGCCGTTCGTCGAACCCCGCTCGTGGACCGAGCGCTGGCTGCTCCGTCGAAAGGCCTCCTCGTGA